A region from the Benincasa hispida cultivar B227 chromosome 10, ASM972705v1, whole genome shotgun sequence genome encodes:
- the LOC120088579 gene encoding proliferating cell nuclear antigen, with the protein MLELRLVQGSLLKKVLESIKDLVNDANFDCSATGFSLQAMDSSHVALVALLLRAEGFEHYRCDRNISMGMNLNNMSKMLKCAGNDDIITIKADDGSDTVTFMFESPTQDKISDFEMKLMDIDSEHLGIPDAEYHAIVRMPSVEFARICKDLSSIGDTVVISVTKEGVKFSTRGDIGSANIVCRQNTTVDKPEEATVIEMNEPVSLTFALRYMNSFTKATPLSNTVTISLSSDLPVVVEYKIAEMGYVRFYLAPKIEEDEDETKPQA; encoded by the exons atgttGGAACTTCGTCTTGTTCAGGGTTCGCTCCTCAAGAAGGTTTTGGAATCGATCAAGGACTTGGTGAACGATGCCAACTTCGACTGTTCGGCCACTGGATTCTCGCTTCAGGCCATGGATTCGAGCCATGTCGCCCTTGTGGCTCTTCTTCTTCGAGCGGAGGGCTTCGAGCATTATCGCTGTGATAGAAACATTTCCATGGGAATGAACTTGAACAACATGTCGAAAATGCTCAAGTGCGCTGGCAACGATGATATCATTACAATCAAGGCCGATGACGGCAGCGATACTGTCACTTTCATGTTTGAAAGCCCTA CCCAAGATAAGATTTCcgattttgagatgaaattgaTGGACATCGACAGTGAGCATCTTGGAATTCCTGATGCAGAGTATCATGCTATTGTTAGGATGCCTTCTGTTGAGTTTGCTAGAATATGCAAAGATCTCAGCAGCATTGGTGATACTG TTGTAATTTCTGTGACAAAGGAAGGTGTCAAGTTCTCAACAAGAGGTGATATTGGATCTGCCAATATTGTTTGCAGGCAGAATACTACCGTAGACAAG CCTGAAGAAGCAACAGTGATAGAGATGAATGAGCCAGTTTCTTTGACATTTGCTCTAAGGTATATGAATTCGTTTACTAAGGCAACGCCCCTTTCTAACACGGTTACAATCAGCTTGTCTTCTGACCTACCCGTTGTTGTTGAGTACAAAATAGCAGAGATGGGATATGTAAGGTTTTACTTGGCTCCCAAAATAGAAGAAGATGAGGACGAGACAAAGCCTCAGGCCTAA
- the LOC120088061 gene encoding mitochondrial uncoupling protein 2-like isoform X1 — protein sequence MADPQSQTDFSFFQTFLCSAFAACIAELCTIPLDVAKVRLQLQKRAAAADGAGQSKYRGLMGTITTIAREEGLPALWKGVIAGLHRQCIYGGLRIGLYDPVKLYLVGNNFVGDIPLHQKILAALFTGALAISVANPTDLVKVRLQAEGKLPAGVPRRYSGTLDAYFTIIRQEGLMALWTGIGPNIARNAIINAAELASYDQVKQMILNIPGFLDNIFTHLLAGLGAGFFAVCIGSPVDVSVNVGFDAMVFPFQIKSRMMGDSTYKNTIDCFVKTLKNEGPFAFYKGFLPNFGRLGSWNVVMFLTLEQAKKLFGL from the exons ATGGCAGATCCTCAGTCCCAGACCGACTTTTCATTCTTTCAGACATTTCTATGTAGTGCTTTCGCCGCTTGCATTGCCGAG CTCTGTACTATTCCTTTGGACGTTGCAAAAGTAAGGCTTCAGCTGCAGAAGAGAGCAGCTGCTGCAGATGGGGCGGGTCAGTCGAAATATAGGGGACTAATGGGAACTATTACCACCATTGCTAGGGAAGAAGGTTTACCAGCCCTTTGGAAGGGAGTTATTGCAGGATTACATCGTCAGTGTATTTATGGCGGCCTAAGGATTGGGCTATATGATCCT GTTAAACTATATTTAGTCGGCAATAATTTTGTTGGAGATATACCTCTTCATCAGAAGATACTTGCTGCTTTGTTTACTG GTGCCTTAGCAATTTCCGTGGCAAATCCAACTGATCTTGTCAAGGTTCGTCTTCAAGCTGAAGGAAAGTTGCCAGCTGGGGTACCTAGACGTTATTCTGGCACTTTAGATGCATATTTTACTATCATAAGACAG GAAGGATTGATGGCCTTGTGGACGGGCATTGGTCCAAACATAGCAAGGAATGCTATTATTAATGCTGCAGAACTAGCAAGTTATGACCAAGTGAAGCAG ATGATTTTGAACATTCCAGGATTCCTGGACAATATTTTTACTCACCTCCTAGCTGGTCTAGGTGCAGGTTTCTTTGCGGTTTGCATTGGTTCCCCAGTTGATGTG TCTGTCAATGTTGGCTTCGATGCCATGGTTTTTCCTTTCCAGATCAAATCAAGAATGATGGGAGATTCAACCTACAAAAATACCATTGATTGCTTCGTTAAAACCTTAAAGAATGAG GGGCCTTTTGCCTTCTATAAAGgatttcttccaaattttggTCGGCTTGGATCTTGGAATGTGGTCATGTTTCTGACCCTTGAGCAA GCAAAGAAGCTTTTCGGCCTATGA
- the LOC120088061 gene encoding mitochondrial uncoupling protein 2-like isoform X2: MADPQSQTDFSFFQTFLCSAFAACIAELCTIPLDVAKVRLQLQKRAAAADGAGQSKYRGLMGTITTIAREEGLPALWKGVIAGLHRQCIYGGLRIGLYDPVKLYLVGNNFVGDIPLHQKILAALFTGALAISVANPTDLVKVRLQAEGKLPAGVPRRYSGTLDAYFTIIRQEGLMALWTGIGPNIARNAIINAAELASYDQVKQMILNIPGFLDNIFTHLLAGLGAGFFAVCIGSPVDVIKSRMMGDSTYKNTIDCFVKTLKNEGPFAFYKGFLPNFGRLGSWNVVMFLTLEQAKKLFGL, translated from the exons ATGGCAGATCCTCAGTCCCAGACCGACTTTTCATTCTTTCAGACATTTCTATGTAGTGCTTTCGCCGCTTGCATTGCCGAG CTCTGTACTATTCCTTTGGACGTTGCAAAAGTAAGGCTTCAGCTGCAGAAGAGAGCAGCTGCTGCAGATGGGGCGGGTCAGTCGAAATATAGGGGACTAATGGGAACTATTACCACCATTGCTAGGGAAGAAGGTTTACCAGCCCTTTGGAAGGGAGTTATTGCAGGATTACATCGTCAGTGTATTTATGGCGGCCTAAGGATTGGGCTATATGATCCT GTTAAACTATATTTAGTCGGCAATAATTTTGTTGGAGATATACCTCTTCATCAGAAGATACTTGCTGCTTTGTTTACTG GTGCCTTAGCAATTTCCGTGGCAAATCCAACTGATCTTGTCAAGGTTCGTCTTCAAGCTGAAGGAAAGTTGCCAGCTGGGGTACCTAGACGTTATTCTGGCACTTTAGATGCATATTTTACTATCATAAGACAG GAAGGATTGATGGCCTTGTGGACGGGCATTGGTCCAAACATAGCAAGGAATGCTATTATTAATGCTGCAGAACTAGCAAGTTATGACCAAGTGAAGCAG ATGATTTTGAACATTCCAGGATTCCTGGACAATATTTTTACTCACCTCCTAGCTGGTCTAGGTGCAGGTTTCTTTGCGGTTTGCATTGGTTCCCCAGTTGATGTG ATCAAATCAAGAATGATGGGAGATTCAACCTACAAAAATACCATTGATTGCTTCGTTAAAACCTTAAAGAATGAG GGGCCTTTTGCCTTCTATAAAGgatttcttccaaattttggTCGGCTTGGATCTTGGAATGTGGTCATGTTTCTGACCCTTGAGCAA GCAAAGAAGCTTTTCGGCCTATGA
- the LOC120088061 gene encoding mitochondrial uncoupling protein 2-like isoform X3, whose amino-acid sequence MGTITTIAREEGLPALWKGVIAGLHRQCIYGGLRIGLYDPVKLYLVGNNFVGDIPLHQKILAALFTGALAISVANPTDLVKVRLQAEGKLPAGVPRRYSGTLDAYFTIIRQEGLMALWTGIGPNIARNAIINAAELASYDQVKQMILNIPGFLDNIFTHLLAGLGAGFFAVCIGSPVDVSVNVGFDAMVFPFQIKSRMMGDSTYKNTIDCFVKTLKNEGPFAFYKGFLPNFGRLGSWNVVMFLTLEQAKKLFGL is encoded by the exons ATGGGAACTATTACCACCATTGCTAGGGAAGAAGGTTTACCAGCCCTTTGGAAGGGAGTTATTGCAGGATTACATCGTCAGTGTATTTATGGCGGCCTAAGGATTGGGCTATATGATCCT GTTAAACTATATTTAGTCGGCAATAATTTTGTTGGAGATATACCTCTTCATCAGAAGATACTTGCTGCTTTGTTTACTG GTGCCTTAGCAATTTCCGTGGCAAATCCAACTGATCTTGTCAAGGTTCGTCTTCAAGCTGAAGGAAAGTTGCCAGCTGGGGTACCTAGACGTTATTCTGGCACTTTAGATGCATATTTTACTATCATAAGACAG GAAGGATTGATGGCCTTGTGGACGGGCATTGGTCCAAACATAGCAAGGAATGCTATTATTAATGCTGCAGAACTAGCAAGTTATGACCAAGTGAAGCAG ATGATTTTGAACATTCCAGGATTCCTGGACAATATTTTTACTCACCTCCTAGCTGGTCTAGGTGCAGGTTTCTTTGCGGTTTGCATTGGTTCCCCAGTTGATGTG TCTGTCAATGTTGGCTTCGATGCCATGGTTTTTCCTTTCCAGATCAAATCAAGAATGATGGGAGATTCAACCTACAAAAATACCATTGATTGCTTCGTTAAAACCTTAAAGAATGAG GGGCCTTTTGCCTTCTATAAAGgatttcttccaaattttggTCGGCTTGGATCTTGGAATGTGGTCATGTTTCTGACCCTTGAGCAA GCAAAGAAGCTTTTCGGCCTATGA
- the LOC120088060 gene encoding protein GRAVITROPIC IN THE LIGHT 1 has product MFPNLLLCSHRLDNSRKKKKKNGVVRKNSEFEDEQLQSPFSVPFQRDPLEKQSRFSLRSDYSCCRGTTFKEKKKGEMANKVSNFSDLIQRVTASCLLHPLAAVRQDSGEIAAKNRNGNEVGYDSDELEEDEEAQEEAHEEWSREGIRARQVPKGELVGVDKLVEMEILMNEVFDVVSAMKKAYVNLQDAHCPWDPERMRVADVAVVAELRRLGVLRERFRRSLIVHGSGGGGRGRRRNGVVGMLKEVVAPYEAAMEELKKEVKARDVEVENLKEKLKNSMALAKGNSYGGKKGRSQSKRKVSCSFGQVAASPVPELFEATMSQVKEASKAFTSLLLSLMRSAHWDIAAAVRSIESAIAESDNAYLDTVATTHHAKFALESYISRKIFHGFDHETFYMDGSLSSLLNPEQFRRDCFTQYRDMKAMDPAELLGILPSCHFGKFCSKKYLSIVHPKMEESLFGDSEQRRQILAGNHPRSQFYAEFLGMAKAVWLLHLLAFSLDPAPSQFEASRGAEFHAQYMESVVKFSCGRVSTSLIVGFPVSPGFKLGNGSVIKARVFLVSRS; this is encoded by the exons ATGTTCCCCAATCTCCTGCTCTGTTCTCATCGTCTCGACAATTCCAG gaaaaagaagaagaagaatggagtTGTGAGGAAGAACAGTGAATTTGAAGATGAACAATTGCAATCGCCATTTTCAGTTCCTTTTCAGCGAGATCCATTGGAGAAGCAATCCAGATTTTCTCTGCGTTCTGATTACTCCTGCTGCAG AGGCACCACTttcaaggagaagaagaaaggggAAATGGCTAACAAGGTCTCCAATTTCTCCGATCTGATTCAACGAGTCACAGCTTCTTGTCTCCTTCATCCACTCGCCGCCGTCCGTCAAGATTCCGGCGAGATCGCCGCCAAGAATCGCAATGGAAACGAGGTAGGTTACGATTCCGACGAGCTTGAGGAGGATGAGGAAGCACAGGAGGAAGCACATGAGGAGTGGAGTAGAGAAGGGATTAGGGCACGGCAAGTGCCGAAGGGAGAGTTAGTTGGAGTGGATAAACTGGTGGAGATGGAGATTCTGATGAACGAAGTTTTCGATGTCGTCTCGGCCATGAAAAAGGCGTATGTGAACCTACAAGATGCGCATTGCCCTTGGGACCCGGAGAGAATGAGGGTAGCCGATGTAGCAGTTGTGGCTGAGCTGCGGAGGCTAGGGGTTTTAAGGGAGAGGTTTCGCCGGAGTTTGATTGTTCATGGCTCTGGAGGCGGTGGACGGGGACGGAGGAGGAATGGCGTAGTTGGAATGCTGAAGGAGGTTGTTGCTCCGTATGAGGCGGCCATGGAGGAGCTCAAGAAGGAGGTGAAAGCCAGAGATGTGGAGGTTGAGAATCTTAAGGAGAAGCTTAAGAACTCTATGGCACTTGCTAAGGGCAACAGCTATGGCGGCAAGAAAGGAAGATCCCAATCAAAGAGGAAAGTCAGCTGTAGTTTTGGTCAAG TGGCGGCATCCCCTGTTCCTGAGCTGTTCGAGGCCACAATGAGCCAAGTCAAAGAAGCTTCAAAAGCCTTCACATCGCTCTTGCTTTCCCTTATGCGCTCTGCTCACTGGGACATTGCAGCTGCAGTCCGTTCAATAGAATCAGCCATTGCTGAGAGTGACAACGCCTACCTTGATACTGTTGCTACCACCCACCATGCCAAGTTTGCTCTTGAATCTTACATTTCCCGCAAGATTTTCCACGGTTTCGATCATGAGACTTTCTACATGGACGGTAGTCTCTCCTCGCTGCTCAATCCCGAGCAGTTTCGGCGGGATTGTTTCACCCAATATCGTGACATGAAGGCCATGGACCCTGCTGAGCTTCTTGGAATCTTACCAAGTTGCCATTTTGGCAAATTCTGCTCCAAGAAGTATCTTTCCATTGTTCACCCTAAAATGGAGGAGTCCTTGTTTGGAGACTCGGAGCAGCGTCGACAAATCTTGGCTGGTAACCACCCAAGGAGTCAGTTCTATGCTGAGTTCTTGGGGATGGCCAAGGCAGTTTGGCTGCTTCATTTGCTGGCGTTCTCGCTCGATCCAGCTCCGAGTCAATTCGAGGCGAGTAGAGGAGCTGAATTCCATGCACAGTATATGGAAAGTGTGGTGAAATTCTCATGTGGACGGGTATCAACTTCTCTGATTGTGGGATTTCCAGTTAGTCCTGGGTTCAAGTTGGGTAATGGTTCTGTCATCAAAGCCAGAGTTTTCTTAGTTTCCAGGAGTTGA